The Aureimonas mangrovi genome includes a region encoding these proteins:
- a CDS encoding patatin-like phospholipase family protein — MAAKKVCLALQGGGAHGAFTWGVLDRLLEIDAIEVAAVSGTSAGAMNAAALVTGYLEGGADAARQSLERFWRTVAHRSPLGAAERQLPGKSFLPFADSFMRRSLETMRVFGQLVSPYHPALPGTNALRGVIEETIDLERLASQRDIPVFVAATEVESGRARIFTGPELGADALLASACLPNLFRAVKIGGTAYWDGGYVGNPPLAPLYGCDCGTDDLLLVQVTPFERASVPEDASEIMNRVNEITFNASLLRDLRTVAQIQRLAKDEHFADRTLRAVAALRVHMIAAGSELQRGGTAGKLDTRFSALTRLRDLGRAAAESWMGEHYGDVGMRTSAREALASLI; from the coding sequence ATGGCCGCGAAGAAGGTCTGTCTTGCCTTGCAGGGTGGCGGCGCCCACGGCGCCTTCACCTGGGGCGTGCTCGACCGGCTCCTGGAGATCGACGCGATCGAGGTGGCGGCGGTTTCCGGCACCAGCGCCGGGGCGATGAACGCGGCCGCGCTCGTCACCGGTTATCTCGAAGGCGGGGCGGACGCCGCGCGGCAGAGCCTCGAGCGGTTCTGGCGCACCGTCGCCCATCGCTCTCCGCTGGGGGCGGCCGAGCGCCAGCTTCCGGGCAAGAGCTTCCTCCCCTTCGCCGACAGTTTCATGCGCAGGAGCCTCGAGACGATGCGCGTCTTCGGGCAGCTTGTCTCGCCCTACCACCCCGCCCTTCCCGGCACGAACGCGCTGCGCGGTGTCATTGAGGAGACGATCGACCTCGAACGGCTCGCCAGCCAGCGCGACATTCCGGTCTTCGTCGCGGCGACAGAAGTCGAGAGCGGACGGGCACGGATCTTCACCGGGCCCGAACTCGGCGCCGACGCGCTCCTTGCCTCGGCCTGTCTCCCGAACCTCTTCCGCGCCGTCAAGATCGGCGGCACCGCCTATTGGGACGGAGGCTATGTCGGCAACCCTCCGCTCGCGCCGCTCTACGGCTGCGACTGCGGGACGGACGACCTTCTCCTCGTGCAGGTCACGCCGTTCGAGCGCGCCTCCGTGCCCGAGGACGCGTCCGAGATCATGAACCGCGTCAACGAGATCACCTTCAACGCCTCGCTTTTGCGCGACCTTCGCACCGTCGCACAGATCCAGAGGCTCGCGAAAGACGAGCATTTCGCGGACCGGACGCTGCGCGCCGTCGCCGCGCTGCGTGTTCACATGATCGCGGCCGGGTCAGAGTTGCAGCGGGGCGGCACAGCCGGCAAGCTCGATACGCGGTTCTCCGCTCTGACACGCCTGCGCGATCTGGGGCGCGCGGCGGCCGAAAGCTGGATGGGCGAGCATTACGGCGATGTCGGCATGCGCACCAGCGCGCGCGAGGCACTGGCCTCCCTCATCTGA
- a CDS encoding GNAT family N-acetyltransferase: MMSLPAHLQIEFTLETAAHDEAVEALSAEAFGPGRFTRAAARVREMTPHDRSLSFVAMRGAEFVGSVRQTRVMVGTRPAVMLGPLAVKPAFKGKGAGRALMAMAADAARLAGETAIFLVGDRAYYMPLGYEPLPARSVLMPGPVDERRILGLALVPGALQGLSGAVGPR, translated from the coding sequence ATGATGTCGCTTCCCGCGCACCTCCAGATCGAATTCACCCTTGAGACCGCCGCCCATGACGAGGCGGTGGAAGCCCTGTCCGCCGAAGCCTTCGGGCCGGGCCGGTTCACCCGCGCTGCCGCGCGGGTGCGCGAGATGACGCCGCACGACCGCTCTCTGTCTTTCGTGGCGATGCGCGGAGCCGAATTCGTGGGCTCGGTGCGACAGACGCGGGTGATGGTCGGCACGCGGCCGGCGGTGATGCTCGGCCCGCTCGCGGTCAAGCCCGCCTTCAAGGGGAAGGGAGCCGGGCGCGCGCTGATGGCGATGGCGGCCGATGCCGCCCGCCTGGCCGGGGAGACGGCGATCTTCCTCGTCGGCGACCGCGCCTATTACATGCCGCTCGGCTACGAGCCGCTGCCCGCGCGCTCCGTCCTCATGCCCGGCCCGGTGGACGAGCGGCGCATCCTCGGTCTCGCGCTCGTACCGGGTGCGCTGCAGGGATTGTCTGGAGCCGTCGGTCCGCGCTGA
- a CDS encoding glutathione S-transferase family protein — MGLLVNGEWRDQWYDTEKTGGSFERTKTSFRNWITPNGAPGPDGQDGFPAESGRYHLYVSLACPWAHRALIFRKLKGLEEVISLSVVDWFMGENGWEFSDRQGTIPDTVNGASKLYEVYLKADPTFTGRVTVPVLWDRKTGTIVNNESAEIIRMLNTGFDAFATRQAPDFYPADLRGEIDAINATIYDAVNNGVYKCGFATKQEAYERPFHALFEALDELEARLSNRRYLMGERITEADWRLFTTLVRFDAVYHGHFKCNLRQIADYPNLFGYLRELYQWPGVAETTDFHHIKHHYYESHATINPTRIVPLGPDQDLAGPHGRERLKAA; from the coding sequence ATGGGACTTCTGGTGAACGGCGAATGGCGCGACCAGTGGTACGACACGGAGAAGACGGGCGGCTCCTTCGAGCGCACCAAGACGAGCTTCCGAAACTGGATCACGCCGAACGGCGCGCCGGGCCCGGACGGGCAGGACGGATTTCCGGCCGAGAGCGGCCGCTATCACCTCTACGTCTCCCTCGCCTGTCCCTGGGCGCACCGGGCGCTGATCTTCCGCAAGCTGAAGGGGCTCGAGGAGGTCATCTCGCTCTCGGTGGTGGACTGGTTCATGGGCGAAAACGGCTGGGAGTTCTCCGACCGCCAGGGCACCATCCCCGACACGGTGAACGGCGCCTCGAAGCTCTACGAAGTCTACCTGAAGGCCGATCCGACCTTCACCGGCCGCGTGACGGTGCCGGTCCTGTGGGACAGGAAGACCGGGACGATCGTCAACAACGAGTCCGCCGAGATCATCCGGATGCTCAACACCGGCTTCGATGCCTTCGCGACGCGGCAGGCGCCGGACTTCTATCCGGCCGATCTGCGGGGCGAGATCGATGCGATCAACGCGACGATCTACGACGCGGTGAACAACGGCGTCTACAAATGCGGCTTCGCGACGAAGCAGGAGGCCTACGAGAGACCCTTCCACGCGCTCTTCGAAGCGCTGGACGAGCTGGAGGCACGGCTTTCGAACCGTCGCTACCTCATGGGCGAGCGCATCACCGAGGCGGACTGGCGTCTGTTCACGACGCTGGTGCGCTTCGACGCCGTCTACCACGGCCACTTCAAGTGCAACCTCAGGCAGATCGCCGACTATCCGAACCTCTTCGGCTACCTGCGCGAGCTCTACCAGTGGCCGGGCGTCGCGGAGACGACCGATTTCCACCACATCAAGCACCATTATTACGAGAGCCACGCGACCATCAATCCGACCCGGATCGTGCCGCTGGGCCCCGATCAGGATTTGGCGGGACCGCACGGGCGCGAGCGGCTGAAGGCGGCCTGA
- a CDS encoding NUDIX domain-containing protein, with the protein MKRSIYLRALHLAHLVRRPMTLGVRGAAFDREGRVFLVRHTYVSGWLMPGGGVEAGETAENALRRELSEEGNLVCEKTPRLVSVHLNRAGSSRDHVIFYRIDGVQQSAPREPDREIAESAFFALDALPDGTSEATRRRLAELLEGTPSDPFW; encoded by the coding sequence GTGAAGCGGTCGATTTATCTGCGGGCGCTGCACCTCGCCCATCTCGTGCGCCGCCCGATGACGCTCGGCGTGCGCGGCGCGGCCTTCGACCGGGAGGGTCGCGTCTTCCTCGTGCGCCACACCTATGTCTCGGGGTGGCTGATGCCTGGCGGCGGCGTGGAGGCCGGCGAAACGGCCGAGAACGCACTGCGGCGTGAACTGTCGGAGGAGGGCAACCTCGTTTGCGAGAAAACACCGCGCCTCGTCTCGGTTCATCTGAACCGGGCGGGCTCGTCCCGCGACCATGTGATCTTCTATCGCATCGATGGCGTGCAGCAGAGCGCGCCGCGCGAGCCGGACCGCGAGATCGCCGAAAGCGCTTTCTTCGCGCTGGACGCCTTGCCGGACGGCACCAGCGAGGCGACCCGCAGGCGCCTTGCCGAACTTCTGGAGGGCACGCCGTCGGACCCCTTCTGGTAG
- a CDS encoding metallophosphoesterase family protein, with translation MFRLAHLSDIHLGPLPQVSYRELVSKRITGYINWQRNRKRAMFGDTLIHLVADMKAQAPDHVAVTGDLVNLATRKEVEGAKIWLEDLGDPHWVSLVPGNHDAYVPGALNRAYREWHPYLIGDRYRNGMRKFPYLRVRDNVAIIGVSSAEATAPFFATGTFKRGQALATARLLRQTKEKGLFRVVLIHHPPISGAAAWSKRLIGKQLFSKMIRDLGAELVLHGHTHLDTLYWLGGPDDAKVPVVGVPSASQGAGDEEKPASRYNLFEIEGEPGRWSLAQRERGLRPDSTGIDWIRERELLVDGRAVEAKPRVDARPARMAS, from the coding sequence ATGTTCCGCCTTGCCCATCTGTCCGACATCCATCTCGGCCCGCTTCCACAAGTCTCGTACCGCGAACTCGTTTCGAAGCGGATCACAGGCTACATCAACTGGCAGCGCAACCGGAAACGGGCGATGTTCGGCGATACGCTGATCCACCTCGTCGCCGACATGAAGGCGCAGGCGCCGGACCATGTCGCCGTCACCGGCGACCTCGTCAACCTGGCCACCCGCAAGGAGGTCGAGGGCGCGAAGATCTGGCTGGAAGACCTCGGCGACCCGCACTGGGTCTCGCTGGTGCCGGGCAATCACGACGCCTACGTGCCCGGTGCGCTCAACCGCGCCTATCGCGAGTGGCACCCCTATCTGATCGGCGACCGCTACAGGAACGGCATGCGCAAGTTTCCCTATCTGCGCGTGCGCGACAACGTCGCGATCATCGGCGTCTCCTCGGCGGAGGCAACGGCACCCTTCTTCGCCACCGGCACGTTCAAACGCGGGCAGGCGCTGGCCACCGCGCGGCTTCTGCGGCAGACGAAGGAGAAGGGCCTGTTCCGCGTCGTCCTCATCCACCACCCGCCAATCTCCGGGGCGGCGGCGTGGTCGAAGCGGCTGATCGGCAAGCAGCTCTTTTCCAAGATGATCCGCGATCTGGGCGCCGAACTCGTGCTGCATGGCCACACCCATCTCGACACGCTCTACTGGCTCGGCGGCCCGGACGATGCGAAGGTGCCGGTCGTCGGTGTGCCCAGCGCCAGCCAGGGCGCGGGCGACGAAGAAAAGCCAGCCTCGCGCTACAACCTCTTCGAGATCGAAGGGGAGCCCGGCAGATGGTCGCTCGCCCAGCGCGAGCGTGGCCTCCGACCCGACAGCACCGGCATCGACTGGATCCGCGAGCGCGAACTTCTTGTGGATGGGCGCGCGGTGGAGGCCAAGCCGCGCGTCGACGCCAGGCCGGCGCGGATGGCGAGCTGA
- a CDS encoding benzoate/H(+) symporter BenE family transporter, giving the protein MQAFLPPIAAGFLAAFVAYSSTFTVVLQGLTSVGATPDQAASGLLAISLVMGLGGIVYSAVTRIPMNIAWSSPGAAFLVAAGVPEGGFAGAVGAFIVAGLLTLAAGLVRPVATAIARIPSSLASAMLAGILFDLCLAPVRAMVEAPLAAGAIIVSFIAISLWRPLFAVPAATAVTVALVVAALPPGFSFAGPLMATPVLVTPEFHLSAAVGLGVPLFVISMASQNVPGLTILKANGYDPAPGPLFATLGGLGVAAAPFGAHSVILAAITAGLCAGESAGPDRSLRWIAGVVSGLCYIAFGLSAAVLVALTAGSPLLVATVAGLALLGVFAASLKAAMERDGEREAAAIAFLVTASGIAFFGVSAAVWGLLAGGLVLAARRLAGRRFLR; this is encoded by the coding sequence GTGCAAGCCTTCCTGCCGCCGATCGCTGCCGGCTTTCTTGCCGCCTTCGTCGCCTATTCCTCGACCTTCACCGTCGTCCTGCAGGGGCTGACCAGCGTCGGCGCAACGCCCGATCAGGCGGCGTCCGGGCTGCTCGCCATCTCGCTCGTCATGGGCCTCGGCGGCATCGTCTACAGCGCAGTCACGCGCATTCCGATGAATATCGCCTGGTCCTCTCCCGGCGCGGCCTTCCTCGTGGCGGCCGGCGTGCCGGAGGGCGGGTTCGCCGGCGCTGTCGGCGCCTTCATCGTGGCTGGGCTCCTGACGCTCGCCGCCGGCCTTGTGCGCCCCGTCGCGACGGCCATCGCACGCATTCCGAGCTCGCTCGCCAGCGCCATGCTCGCCGGCATCCTGTTCGATCTCTGCCTCGCGCCCGTCCGTGCCATGGTCGAGGCGCCTCTCGCGGCCGGTGCGATCATCGTCAGCTTCATCGCCATCTCGCTCTGGCGCCCGCTCTTCGCCGTGCCGGCTGCTACCGCCGTCACCGTCGCGCTCGTCGTCGCCGCGCTGCCGCCGGGCTTCTCCTTCGCGGGGCCACTCATGGCGACCCCCGTTCTCGTTACGCCCGAATTCCATCTTTCGGCGGCGGTCGGCCTCGGTGTCCCGCTCTTCGTCATCTCGATGGCCTCTCAGAACGTACCGGGCCTGACGATCCTGAAGGCCAACGGCTATGATCCCGCGCCCGGCCCGCTCTTTGCAACGCTGGGCGGCCTCGGCGTGGCCGCCGCGCCCTTCGGAGCGCATTCGGTGATCCTCGCCGCCATCACCGCGGGGCTCTGCGCCGGCGAAAGCGCGGGGCCCGACCGCAGCCTGCGCTGGATCGCGGGGGTCGTCTCGGGACTCTGCTACATCGCCTTCGGATTGTCGGCAGCGGTCCTTGTCGCGCTGACCGCTGGCTCGCCCCTGCTTGTCGCGACCGTCGCGGGGCTCGCGCTCCTCGGCGTCTTCGCCGCCTCGCTGAAAGCCGCGATGGAGCGCGACGGCGAACGCGAGGCTGCCGCGATCGCCTTTCTCGTGACAGCGTCCGGTATCGCGTTCTTCGGCGTCAGCGCCGCCGTCTGGGGACTTCTCGCCGGCGGGCTGGTGCTGGCCGCGCGCAGGCTCGCCGGGCGCCGCTTCCTCAGATGA
- the leuA gene encoding 2-isopropylmalate synthase gives MAKAADKYQPYPPVDLRDRQWPDKRIEKAPIWCSVDLRDGNQALVDPMGHERKARMFKLLVDMKFKEIEIGFPSASQTDFDFTRWAIENGEVPDDVSLQVLVQCRPELIERTFESVEGARRPIIHFYNSTSELQRRVVFAKDREGIKGIATDAAKMIVDRAEKAGGGYRFQYSPESFTGTELEFSLEICNAVAEIVKPTPENRLILNLPATVEMSTPNIHADQIEWMSRNLDNRDAIILSLHPHNDRGTGIAATELGLMAGADRVEGTLFGNGERTGNVDVVTLALNMFTQGVDPELDVSDINRIKDVYEYCNQLPIGERHPYVGELVYTAFSGSHQDAINKGMKAKETANKPLWEVPYLPIDPKDVGRSYEAIIRINSQSGKGGIAYVLQADYGLNLPRNLQVEFRETIQRITDEEGRELPAKRIYEEFLRTYVEQPQGRVAYVDHFTRSTADRASRILEATIRDQGTEATIEGRGSGSIESFIDALNRHLGLSMSIVDYSEHSLQRGSDARAITYMEIEHEGGRVFGAGIDQNAVTSSLKAIVSAANRILAG, from the coding sequence ATGGCGAAAGCCGCCGATAAGTATCAGCCCTATCCCCCCGTCGATCTGCGTGACCGCCAGTGGCCGGACAAGCGCATCGAAAAGGCCCCGATCTGGTGCTCGGTGGACCTGCGCGACGGTAATCAGGCGCTGGTCGATCCGATGGGCCACGAGCGCAAGGCGCGCATGTTCAAGCTGCTTGTGGACATGAAGTTCAAGGAAATCGAGATCGGTTTCCCGTCGGCCTCGCAGACCGATTTCGACTTCACGCGCTGGGCGATCGAGAATGGCGAGGTGCCGGACGACGTATCCCTTCAGGTGTTGGTGCAGTGCCGGCCGGAGCTGATCGAGCGCACCTTCGAGAGCGTGGAGGGCGCGCGCCGCCCGATCATCCACTTCTACAACTCCACCAGCGAGCTTCAGCGCCGCGTCGTCTTCGCCAAGGATCGCGAGGGCATCAAGGGCATCGCGACCGATGCGGCCAAGATGATCGTCGACCGCGCCGAGAAGGCGGGCGGCGGTTACCGCTTCCAGTACTCGCCCGAGAGCTTCACCGGTACCGAGCTCGAATTCTCGCTGGAGATCTGCAACGCCGTTGCGGAGATCGTGAAGCCGACGCCCGAAAACCGCCTGATCCTCAACCTACCGGCCACCGTCGAGATGTCGACGCCCAACATCCATGCCGACCAGATCGAGTGGATGAGCCGCAATCTCGACAATCGCGACGCGATCATCCTGTCGCTGCATCCGCACAACGACCGTGGCACGGGCATCGCGGCGACCGAGCTCGGCCTGATGGCGGGGGCGGATCGGGTCGAGGGCACGCTGTTCGGCAATGGCGAGCGCACCGGCAATGTCGACGTGGTGACGCTGGCGCTCAACATGTTCACGCAAGGGGTGGACCCCGAGCTCGACGTCTCCGACATCAACCGCATCAAGGACGTCTACGAATACTGCAACCAGCTGCCGATCGGCGAGCGGCACCCTTATGTGGGCGAACTCGTCTACACGGCCTTCTCCGGCTCGCACCAGGACGCGATCAACAAGGGCATGAAGGCGAAGGAGACGGCCAACAAGCCGCTTTGGGAAGTGCCCTATCTGCCGATCGACCCGAAGGATGTCGGCCGCTCCTACGAGGCGATCATCCGCATCAACTCGCAGTCCGGCAAGGGCGGCATCGCCTATGTGCTGCAGGCCGATTACGGGCTGAACCTGCCGCGCAATTTGCAAGTCGAGTTCCGCGAGACGATCCAGCGCATCACCGACGAGGAGGGGCGCGAACTGCCGGCCAAGCGCATCTACGAGGAGTTCCTGCGCACCTATGTCGAGCAGCCGCAGGGGCGCGTGGCCTATGTCGACCATTTCACCCGCTCCACGGCTGACCGCGCCTCGCGCATCCTCGAGGCAACGATCCGCGATCAGGGAACGGAGGCGACGATAGAGGGACGCGGCTCGGGTTCGATCGAGAGCTTCATCGACGCCCTGAACCGGCATCTCGGCCTCTCGATGAGCATCGTGGACTATTCCGAGCATTCGCTCCAGCGCGGTTCGGACGCGCGCGCGATCACCTACATGGAGATCGAGCACGAGGGCGGCCGCGTCTTCGGCGCCGGCATCGACCAGAACGCCGTGACGTCCTCTTTGAAGGCGATCGTCTCGGCCGCCAACCGCATCCTCGCCGGTTGA